Proteins encoded together in one Cicer arietinum cultivar CDC Frontier isolate Library 1 chromosome 4, Cicar.CDCFrontier_v2.0, whole genome shotgun sequence window:
- the LOC101491762 gene encoding uncharacterized protein isoform X3: MFIIRRMFTCISPIPKCISFCRTLDITSSQNTEAARGQRGSARIRIEAFETLRVLVAKVGSADALAFFLPGIVSNLAKVLYGAKTMISGAAGSMEAIDLAIRGLAEFLMIVLKDDANASVLDMEVSGGFDSNKCKSTLSLLDELRHLQVKDFVKTKVVEDRCVESEKISCSQTQLQEMGSTDPDRETLPLHVTRTKDWIQKTSAHVNKLLSATIPHICIHSSQKVRKGLVDAIKGLLLECFYTLGDCRLMLLECLCALAVDESDDVSSTAQDFLECLFSPNWKSRIEHDAAEIFIRHLEKLPKVVLSNEEPLAVLHAQRLLTIIFYSGPRLLVDHLQSPLGVATFLDVFAACLSHNSVFSGSLGKITLASQSSTVGYLPSIAELRSGSNFFSRGLPLLNSGLSENPKCTLIDKKDVQEPLKTAQKKYELPRMPPWFSYVGSLKLYQPLARILRLVGLSILADHSSEGLLSHLTETLLGYFRKLVTELRLKEYNEESWQSWYNRTGSGQLLRQASTAACMLNEMIFGLSDQSINDFASIFNRSCISKGVLVQSYKLDCAVHESFWKLPQDTGVKSYLVDCLGGILHEYLSAEVWSVPVDRRVADLQLNVSVEDISLYFFQDVAMLHEVIIDGVGIFSLCLGTDFISSGFLHSSLYFLLENLSSLNYQVRNAADSVLHILSTTSGYEMVGQLVLENADYVVDSICRQLRHLDVNHHVPNVLASILSYIGVAHKILPLLEEPMRCVSIELEILGRHQHPDLTIPFLKAVAEIVKASKREACLLPPQAESFSIDARSTISNAKDTTQDQWEVISFKLNDSRRYRRTVGSIAGSCITAAIPLLASFKQEICLASLDIIESGLLALAKVEAAYKDEREIKEAIEEALESLSYYHLKDTLDATEEGADENRLLPAMNKIWPFLVTCIQNRNPVAVRRCLNVISNVVQICGGDFFTRRFHTDGTYFWKLLTTSPFRKKSNFKDEKTPLQLPYRNSSINSEDSLAETSYLKVQIAVLNMVADLCSNKRSASALELVLKKLCGLVVGIACSNVVGLRDASVNALHGLASIDPDLVWLLLADIYYSVKKTDALPPPPRPDLPEISEILPLPSSPKEYLYVQYGGQSYGFDMDLVSVEFAFTKIDSQYQMYS, encoded by the exons ATGTTCAT AATCAGAAGAATGTTTACTTGCATATCTCCGATCCCAAAATGCATCAGCTTCTGTAGGACACTGGATATCACTTCTTCTCAAA ATACAGAGGCGGCAAGGGGACAACGGGGTTCTGCAAGAATTAGAATTGAAGCCTTCGAAACTTTGAGGGTGCTGGTTGCTAAG GTTGGTTCTGCAGATGCATTAGCCTTCTTTTTACCTGGTATTGTTAGTAACTTAGCTAAAGTTTTGTATGGTGCAAAAACAATGATAAGTGGGGCTGCCGGAAGCATGGAGGCAATTGACCTAGCAATTAGAGGTTTGGCAGAGTTCCTTATGATAGTCCTCAAGGATGATGCTAATGCATCCGTCTTGGATATGGAAGTATCTGGAGGCTTTGATTCAAACAAGTGTAAATCTACTCTTTCTCTTTTGGATGAGCTTCGTCACTTGCAAGTTAAAGATTTTGTTAAAACAAAAGTTGTTGAAGACAGATGTGTTGAGTCAGAAAAAATATCTTGTTCCCAAACTCAACTCCAAGAAATGGGAAGCACCGATCCTGACAGGGAAACCTTGCCTTTGCATGTGACCCGAACAAAAGATTGGATCCAGAAGACATCAGCACATGTAAATAAGTTGTTGAGTGCAACTATTCCACAT ATCTGTATTCACTCTTCACAAAAGGTGAGAAAGGGACTTGTTGATGCCATAAAAGGACTCTTATTGGAGTGCTTCTACACACTGGGGGACTGTAGACTGATGCTTCTG GAATGCTTATGTGCTTTGGCCGTTGATGAATCTGATGATGTGTCGTCAACTGCACAAGATTTTCTTGAGTGCTTGTTCTCTCCGAATTGGAAATCTCGTATAGAACATGATGCTGCTGAGATATTTATCAG GCACCTTGAAAAGCTTCCCAAAGTGGTGCTTAGCAACGAGGAGCCACTTGCTGTGTTACATGCTCAACGATTACTGACGATAATATTTTATTCTGGTCCTCGTCTATTGGTGGATCATCTTCAGTCACCT TTAGGAGTTGCTACGTTCCTGGATGTGTTTGCTGCATGCCTAAGCCATAATTCAGTGTTCTCTGGTTCACTCGGCAAAATCACATTAGCAAGTCAATCATCAACCGTCGGATACCTTCCCTCCATTGCTGAGTTGAGATCTGGATCTAATTTCTTCAGTCGTGGCCTTCCTCTTTTAAATTCTGGTTTAAGTGAAAACCCTAAGTGCACCCTAATTGACAAAAAAGATGTACAAGAACCTCTCAAAACTGCACAAAAGAAATATGAGCTTCCTCGTATGCCCCCTTGGTTCAGTTATGTTGGTAGTCTTAAGCTATACCAGCCTCTTGCAAGGATTCTCCGACTTGTTGGTTTATCTATATTAGCAG ATCACAGTAGTGAAGGGCTTCTATCACATTTGACAGAGACCCTACTTGGTTATTTCCGCAAATTGGTTACTGAGCTGCGTTTAAAAGAATACAACGAAGAAAGCTGGCAGTCATGGTACAACAGGACTGGTTCTGGACAGTTACTGCGGCAAGCAAGCACAGCTGCATGCATGCTAAATGAGATGATATTTGGTCTATCAGATCAATCAATTAATGATTTCGCTAGCATATTTAATAGGTCTTGTATAAGCAAAGGAGTTCTGGTTCAGTCTTACAAACTTGATTGTGCAGTTCATGAATCTTTCTGGAAGTTGCCACAGGATACTGGTGTAAAGAGTTATTTAGTTGATTGCCTTGGTGGGATCTTACACGAGTATTTATCTGCTGAGGTGTGGAGTGTTCCTGTTGATCGCAGAGTTGCTGACTTGCAGCTTAATGTTTCAGTGGAAGATATTAGTCTATACTTTTTCCAAGACGTTGCAATGCTACACG AGGTTATCATTGATGGAGTAGGAATCTTTAGTCTGTGCCTTGGAACAGATTTTATTTCAAGTGGATTTCTTCAttcttctctttattttttgttggaGAATCTCAGTTCTTTAAATTACCAAGTTAGAAATGCTGCAGATTCTGTGTTGCATATACTTTCCACCACATCAGGCTATGAAATG GTTGGTCAGTTAGTTTTGGAAAATGCAGACTATGTGGTTGATTCAATATGTCGACAATTGCGCCATTTGGACGTCAATCATCATGTGCCAAATGTGCTAGCATCTATTCTTTCGTACATTGGAGTGGCTCACAAGATATTGCCCCTACTGGAGGAACCG ATGCGCTGTGTGTCAATTGAACTCGAAATATTGGGCAGACATCAACATCCTGATTTAACTATACCATTCTTAAAG GCAGTAGCAGAAATTGTGAAGGCATCAAAACGTGAAGCTTGTCTGTTGCCCCCACAGGCAGAGTCATTTTCCATAGACGCCAGGTCTACAATCTCCAATGCAAAAGACACGACACAAG ATCAGTGGGAGGTCATTTCATTCAAGTTAAATGATTCTAGAAGATATAGACGAACAGTTGGTTCTATTGCTGGTTCATGTATTACTGCTGCAATCCCTCTTCTAGCCTCATTCAAGCAAGAGATATGCTTGGCCTCCCTGGATATAATTGAG TCTGGCCTGTTGGCATTGGCAAAAGTAGAAGCAGCTTATAAAGATGAAAGAGAAATTAAAGAAGCCATAGAAGAGGCGCTGGAGTCACTATCATATTATCACTTGAAGGATACTTTGGATGCTACTGAAGAAGGGGCTGACGAAAACAGGCTGCTTCCAGCAATGAATAAAATATGGCCATTCCTGGTTACATGTATTCAGAACAGGAATCCAGTG GCTGTCCGGAGATGTTTGAATGTGATCAGCAATGTAGTGCAAATATGCGGTGGAGATTTCTTCACACGCCGCTTCCATACCGATGGGACATACTTCTGGAAACTTCTGACAACATCCCCATTTCGGAAAAAGTCCAATTTCAAAGATGAGAAGACCCCTTTACAACTCCCTTACAGAAACAGTTCTATAAATTCAGAAGATTCATTGGCGGAGACTTCTTATCTAAAAGTTCAAATTGCAGTCCTTAACATGGTTGCGGATTTATGCAGTAATAAGAGGAGTGCCTCAGCATTAGAACTTGTTTTGAAGAAGTTATGTGGCCTGGTAGTAGGGATAGCTTGTAGCAATGTTGTTGGACTTCGCGATGCTTCGGTAAATGCTCTTCATGGACTTGCTTCCATTGATCCTGATCTTGTGTGGCTTCTCTTAGCTGATATCTACTACTCTGTAAAAAAGACAGATGCTTTGCCTCCTCCACCTAGACCAGATTTACCAGAGATATCTGAAATCCTTCCTCTTCCCTCATCTCCCAAAGAATATCTATATGTGCAGTATGGAGGTCAGAGTTATGGTTTCGACATGGATCTAGTCTCTGTGGAGTTTGCTTTCACGAAGATTGATTCTCAATATCAAATGTATAGCTGA